In one window of Drosophila innubila isolate TH190305 chromosome 2L unlocalized genomic scaffold, UK_Dinn_1.0 4_B_2L, whole genome shotgun sequence DNA:
- the LOC117782105 gene encoding mediator of RNA polymerase II transcription subunit 15 isoform X1, which translates to MATSTLTATATPSAASVKNPQLKRVVYSKYRELLGSYNDKANAIIETLPAYMVREDRGFQLELPLHGNDKSCADTYGQRGGGAVGGGGYEAPACVQNAMMTKDKKPFTYTPGGIDLSQIRSERMAKRLARNAQAEGAGTGAAQQNRPATSPQSPGSGTGSGGNVSSSMGAAAMGMPFQVLPPPPPPPQPQSQSQTAQSGKNGNHVAPPPPPPQQSTLAPPTGRGSAPGSPAAARKSPTPQRFEPPPLGFRPEIKIPTNPMAALRKVPPPVEKNTFWKDEYCKERSKSPLPEPAQNGNGQYHNNNNNNSQDAVDAAFKSANGGYNNYSNGNSNNSNSYSPYSPTQQQQQAQQQPQSPSPKTPPLQQQQQQLQPTTPATPPQQPRQEFRSVAMPQSPAVNVYTRQTDSPRSPFELQQQQQQLQQLQQQQRATESPFRFAQQQQQQQQQQQQRPPTAISPLVLQQQQPQQQQPRPPTAISPLALQQQQPQQQQQAATTVPWRTQRAPQQQQQQQQQPTHPQPIFNNVQQQQQQLQQQQRSREIFSPAKTEPQQQSYGNQQSQYQGVKPTNVGSLYIAPLAQPTEPQAQRLLLQQQHSGARDSPMRQMPQQQQQQHPEQQQPQQVGGQPLRWLSSQPATKEQAPWARPEENGNVVPSTLRQATISQPTTGYNNYQPQSVAPGNGYATSSSPGPTPQQNFGSNAQQSGLRLQINTNASSNNGNQTGPRERIIPITLEQTPTYAAAQPNFGAPAGHIIRSANQFVDQGYNNYSAAAQMQQQQQFVSNNNNNNINSTRIIPISIESGRGGPVSQSPVVLQNDPRSPPIQSKSFRILQKITDTVDDGSSDARQELPHQQIHLDVETPQLQRPQFARQMSAQQARNSPTIEQMRRLQIAQDQQSGTPTAWSPQGNGVSQQNRFTPQRSLYDTPQQQQPYVPASEQQAPEPKKYTGSAIPSRSFKILQAMTTPENAGPGQSDL; encoded by the exons ATGGCAACCTCGACGCTGACTGCAACAGCGACTCCGTCTGCAGCATCGGTGAAGAATCCGCAGCTGAAGCGCGTCGTCTACTCAAAATATCGGGAACTGTTGGGATCGTACAACGATAAGGCCAATGCGATCATTGAGACTCTGCCCGCTTATATGGTGCGAGAGGATCGTGGATTTCAGCTGGAGCTGCCGTTGCATGGCAATGATAAAAGCTGTGCAGATAC GTATGGACAACGCGGTGGAGGCGCCGTTGGAGGCGGTGGTTATGAGGCGCCCGCCTGTGTGCAGAATGCGATGATGACAAAAGACAAGAAACCATTCACTTATACGCCCGGCGGCATCGATCTCTCCCAGATACGCTCGGAGCGCATGGCCAAGAGATTGGCAAGAAATGCACAAGCTGAGGGCGCTGGCACTGGAGCTGCCCAACAGAACAGACCAGCAACATCACCACAGTCACCGGGATCGGGAACGGGATCGGGGGGCAATGTGTCCAGTTCAATGGGTGCGGCGGCAATGGGAATGCCATTCCAGGTAttgccaccgccaccaccgccgccgcagccgcaatcgcaatcgcagACAGCACAGTCGGGTAAGAATGGCAATCATGTTGCACCCCCACCGCCACCCCCACAACAAAGCACCTTAGCACCACCAACGGGTCGAGGCAGTGCACCCGGTTCGCCGGCAGCAGCGCGCAAGTCGCCGACACCACAACGTTTTGAGCCACCACCGCTGGGATTCCGGCCGGAGATTAAAATACCAACAAATCCGATGGCGGCATTGCGCAAGGTGCCGCCGCCCGTTGAGAAGAATACGTTCTGGAAGGATGAGTACTGCAAGGAGCGTTCCAAGAGTCCGTTGCCAGAGCCAGCACAAAATGGCAATGGACagtaccacaacaacaacaacaacaacagccaagaTGCCGTTGATG CAGCTTTTAAGTCAGCTAACGGTggctacaacaactacagcaatggcaacagcaacaacagcaacagctacagtCCATACTCACccacacaacagcaacaacaagcacagcagcaaccacaatcGCCCTCACCCAAAACACCGCctttgcaacagcagcaacaacaattgcagccgaCAACACCTGCAACACCACCGCAGCAACCACGTCAGGAGTTCCGTAGTGTGGCCATGCCACAGTCGCCAGCTGTAAATGTTTATACGCGACAAACCGACAGTCCACGCTCGCCCTTcgagctgcaacagcaacaacagcagctgcagcagctgcagcaacagcaacgtgcCACGGAAAGTCCTTTCCGCtttgcacagcagcaacaacagcaacaacaacagcagcaacagcgtcCTCCGACAGCCATTTCTCCATTGgttttgcagcaacaacaaccacagcaacagcagccacgtCCGCCCACAGCAATCTCTCCGTTGgcactgcagcaacagcaaccacagcaacagcaacaggcagcaacaactgtgCCTTGGCGTACGCAACGCGctccacagcaacagcaacaacaacaacagcagccaacgCATCCACAGCCCATTTTCAATaatgtgcaacagcaacaacagcagctgcaacaacagcaacgatcTCGCGAAATTTTCAGCCCAGCAAAAACagagccacaacaacaaagctaTGGCAATCAGCAATCGCAATATCAAGGAGTTAAGCCG ACCAACGTTGGCTCACTTTATATCGCTCCTTTGGCGCAGCCCACGGAGCCACAAGCCCAACGTCTATTACTTCAGCAGCAACACTCTGGAGCACGTGATTCGCCCATGCGTCaaatgccacagcagcaacagcaacaacatccagagcaacaacaaccgcagcaGGTGGGTGGACAGCCACTGCGTTGGCTCAGCTCACAACCGGCTACCAAGGAGCAGGCGCCCTGGGCACGTCCCGAGGAGAATGGCAATGTGGTGCCCTCGACCTTGCGGCAGGCAACGATATCACAGCCCACAACAGGCTACAACAACTATCAGCCACAATCTGTGGCACCGGGTAATGGTTATGCCACAAGCTCGTCTCCTGGTCCAACGCCACAGCAAAACTTTGGCTCAAATGCCCAGCAGAGTGGACTACGCCTGCAGATCAACACGaatgccagcagcaacaatggaAACCAAACTGGACCTAGG gAGCGTATCATACCCATAACACTGGAGCAGACGCCTACCTATGCCGCAGCACAGCCCAATTTCGGTG CGCCTGCTGGCCACATAATACGCTCAGCTAATCAATTTGTCGATCAAGGTTACAACAACTATTCAGCCGCTGCTcagatgcaacaacagcaacaatttgtgtccaacaacaacaacaacaacattaattcAACTCGCATTATACCCATTTCAATTGAAAGCGGACGTGGCGGACCCGTTTCCCAATCTCCAGTCGTCCTGCAAAA CGATCCACGCTCACCGCCCATACAATCGAAATCGTTTAGAATATTGCAAAAGATAACCGACACTGTGGACGATGGCAGCAGCGATGCCCGGCAAGAGTTGCCCCATCAACAAATCCATTTGGATGTGGAGACGCCGCAGTTGCAGCGTCCACAATTCGCTCGTCAAATGAGCGCTCAGCAGGCGCGGAATAGTCCGACCATTGAGCAAATGAGGCGATTGCAAATCGCACAGGATCAACAGTCGGGTACGCCTACAGCTTGGTCCCCGCAAG GTAATGGCGTATCTCAGCAGAACCGCTTTACACCACAACGTTCTTTATATG ATACaccccaacagcaacaaccgtACGTACCAGCTAGTGAACAACAGGCACCGGAACCGAAGAAATACACCGGTAGCGCTATACCAAGTCGATCATTCAAGATCTTACAGGCAATGACAACACCAGAAAATGCCG GACCTGGACAATCGGATCTATAA
- the LOC117782105 gene encoding transcription factor SPT20 homolog isoform X5 has product MATSTLTATATPSAASVKNPQLKRVVYSKYRELLGSYNDKANAIIETLPAYMVREDRGFQLELPLHGNDKSCADTYGQRGGGAVGGGGYEAPACVQNAMMTKDKKPFTYTPGGIDLSQIRSERMAKRLARNAQAEGAGTGAAQQNRPATSPQSPGSGTGSGGNVSSSMGAAAMGMPFQVLPPPPPPPQPQSQSQTAQSGKNGNHVAPPPPPPQQSTLAPPTGRGSAPGSPAAARKSPTPQRFEPPPLGFRPEIKIPTNPMAALRKVPPPVEKNTFWKDEYCKERSKSPLPEPAQNGNGQYHNNNNNNSQDAVDAAFKSANGGYNNYSNGNSNNSNSYSPYSPTQQQQQAQQQPQSPSPKTPPLQQQQQQLQPTTPATPPQQPRQEFRSVAMPQSPAVNVYTRQTDSPRSPFELQQQQQQLQQLQQQQRATESPFRFAQQQQQQQQQQQQRPPTAISPLVLQQQQPQQQQPRPPTAISPLALQQQQPQQQQQAATTVPWRTQRAPQQQQQQQQQPTHPQPIFNNVQQQQQQLQQQQRSREIFSPAKTEPQQQSYGNQQSQYQGVKPTNVGSLYIAPLAQPTEPQAQRLLLQQQHSGARDSPMRQMPQQQQQQHPEQQQPQQVGGQPLRWLSSQPATKEQAPWARPEENGNVVPSTLRQATISQPTTGYNNYQPQSVAPGNGYATSSSPGPTPQQNFGSNAQQSGLRLQINTNASSNNGNQTGPRERIIPITLEQTPTYAAAQPNFGGNGVSQQNRFTPQRSLYDTPQQQQPYVPASEQQAPEPKKYTGSAIPSRSFKILQAMTTPENAGPGQSDL; this is encoded by the exons ATGGCAACCTCGACGCTGACTGCAACAGCGACTCCGTCTGCAGCATCGGTGAAGAATCCGCAGCTGAAGCGCGTCGTCTACTCAAAATATCGGGAACTGTTGGGATCGTACAACGATAAGGCCAATGCGATCATTGAGACTCTGCCCGCTTATATGGTGCGAGAGGATCGTGGATTTCAGCTGGAGCTGCCGTTGCATGGCAATGATAAAAGCTGTGCAGATAC GTATGGACAACGCGGTGGAGGCGCCGTTGGAGGCGGTGGTTATGAGGCGCCCGCCTGTGTGCAGAATGCGATGATGACAAAAGACAAGAAACCATTCACTTATACGCCCGGCGGCATCGATCTCTCCCAGATACGCTCGGAGCGCATGGCCAAGAGATTGGCAAGAAATGCACAAGCTGAGGGCGCTGGCACTGGAGCTGCCCAACAGAACAGACCAGCAACATCACCACAGTCACCGGGATCGGGAACGGGATCGGGGGGCAATGTGTCCAGTTCAATGGGTGCGGCGGCAATGGGAATGCCATTCCAGGTAttgccaccgccaccaccgccgccgcagccgcaatcgcaatcgcagACAGCACAGTCGGGTAAGAATGGCAATCATGTTGCACCCCCACCGCCACCCCCACAACAAAGCACCTTAGCACCACCAACGGGTCGAGGCAGTGCACCCGGTTCGCCGGCAGCAGCGCGCAAGTCGCCGACACCACAACGTTTTGAGCCACCACCGCTGGGATTCCGGCCGGAGATTAAAATACCAACAAATCCGATGGCGGCATTGCGCAAGGTGCCGCCGCCCGTTGAGAAGAATACGTTCTGGAAGGATGAGTACTGCAAGGAGCGTTCCAAGAGTCCGTTGCCAGAGCCAGCACAAAATGGCAATGGACagtaccacaacaacaacaacaacaacagccaagaTGCCGTTGATG CAGCTTTTAAGTCAGCTAACGGTggctacaacaactacagcaatggcaacagcaacaacagcaacagctacagtCCATACTCACccacacaacagcaacaacaagcacagcagcaaccacaatcGCCCTCACCCAAAACACCGCctttgcaacagcagcaacaacaattgcagccgaCAACACCTGCAACACCACCGCAGCAACCACGTCAGGAGTTCCGTAGTGTGGCCATGCCACAGTCGCCAGCTGTAAATGTTTATACGCGACAAACCGACAGTCCACGCTCGCCCTTcgagctgcaacagcaacaacagcagctgcagcagctgcagcaacagcaacgtgcCACGGAAAGTCCTTTCCGCtttgcacagcagcaacaacagcaacaacaacagcagcaacagcgtcCTCCGACAGCCATTTCTCCATTGgttttgcagcaacaacaaccacagcaacagcagccacgtCCGCCCACAGCAATCTCTCCGTTGgcactgcagcaacagcaaccacagcaacagcaacaggcagcaacaactgtgCCTTGGCGTACGCAACGCGctccacagcaacagcaacaacaacaacagcagccaacgCATCCACAGCCCATTTTCAATaatgtgcaacagcaacaacagcagctgcaacaacagcaacgatcTCGCGAAATTTTCAGCCCAGCAAAAACagagccacaacaacaaagctaTGGCAATCAGCAATCGCAATATCAAGGAGTTAAGCCG ACCAACGTTGGCTCACTTTATATCGCTCCTTTGGCGCAGCCCACGGAGCCACAAGCCCAACGTCTATTACTTCAGCAGCAACACTCTGGAGCACGTGATTCGCCCATGCGTCaaatgccacagcagcaacagcaacaacatccagagcaacaacaaccgcagcaGGTGGGTGGACAGCCACTGCGTTGGCTCAGCTCACAACCGGCTACCAAGGAGCAGGCGCCCTGGGCACGTCCCGAGGAGAATGGCAATGTGGTGCCCTCGACCTTGCGGCAGGCAACGATATCACAGCCCACAACAGGCTACAACAACTATCAGCCACAATCTGTGGCACCGGGTAATGGTTATGCCACAAGCTCGTCTCCTGGTCCAACGCCACAGCAAAACTTTGGCTCAAATGCCCAGCAGAGTGGACTACGCCTGCAGATCAACACGaatgccagcagcaacaatggaAACCAAACTGGACCTAGG gAGCGTATCATACCCATAACACTGGAGCAGACGCCTACCTATGCCGCAGCACAGCCCAATTTCGGTG GTAATGGCGTATCTCAGCAGAACCGCTTTACACCACAACGTTCTTTATATG ATACaccccaacagcaacaaccgtACGTACCAGCTAGTGAACAACAGGCACCGGAACCGAAGAAATACACCGGTAGCGCTATACCAAGTCGATCATTCAAGATCTTACAGGCAATGACAACACCAGAAAATGCCG GACCTGGACAATCGGATCTATAA
- the LOC117782105 gene encoding mediator of RNA polymerase II transcription subunit 15 isoform X4, with protein sequence MSSGYGQRGGGAVGGGGYEAPACVQNAMMTKDKKPFTYTPGGIDLSQIRSERMAKRLARNAQAEGAGTGAAQQNRPATSPQSPGSGTGSGGNVSSSMGAAAMGMPFQVLPPPPPPPQPQSQSQTAQSGKNGNHVAPPPPPPQQSTLAPPTGRGSAPGSPAAARKSPTPQRFEPPPLGFRPEIKIPTNPMAALRKVPPPVEKNTFWKDEYCKERSKSPLPEPAQNGNGQYHNNNNNNSQDAVDAAFKSANGGYNNYSNGNSNNSNSYSPYSPTQQQQQAQQQPQSPSPKTPPLQQQQQQLQPTTPATPPQQPRQEFRSVAMPQSPAVNVYTRQTDSPRSPFELQQQQQQLQQLQQQQRATESPFRFAQQQQQQQQQQQQRPPTAISPLVLQQQQPQQQQPRPPTAISPLALQQQQPQQQQQAATTVPWRTQRAPQQQQQQQQQPTHPQPIFNNVQQQQQQLQQQQRSREIFSPAKTEPQQQSYGNQQSQYQGVKPTNVGSLYIAPLAQPTEPQAQRLLLQQQHSGARDSPMRQMPQQQQQQHPEQQQPQQVGGQPLRWLSSQPATKEQAPWARPEENGNVVPSTLRQATISQPTTGYNNYQPQSVAPGNGYATSSSPGPTPQQNFGSNAQQSGLRLQINTNASSNNGNQTGPRERIIPITLEQTPTYAAAQPNFGAPAGHIIRSANQFVDQGYNNYSAAAQMQQQQQFVSNNNNNNINSTRIIPISIESGRGGPVSQSPVVLQNDPRSPPIQSKSFRILQKITDTVDDGSSDARQELPHQQIHLDVETPQLQRPQFARQMSAQQARNSPTIEQMRRLQIAQDQQSGTPTAWSPQGNGVSQQNRFTPQRSLYDTPQQQQPYVPASEQQAPEPKKYTGSAIPSRSFKILQAMTTPENAGPGQSDL encoded by the exons GTATGGACAACGCGGTGGAGGCGCCGTTGGAGGCGGTGGTTATGAGGCGCCCGCCTGTGTGCAGAATGCGATGATGACAAAAGACAAGAAACCATTCACTTATACGCCCGGCGGCATCGATCTCTCCCAGATACGCTCGGAGCGCATGGCCAAGAGATTGGCAAGAAATGCACAAGCTGAGGGCGCTGGCACTGGAGCTGCCCAACAGAACAGACCAGCAACATCACCACAGTCACCGGGATCGGGAACGGGATCGGGGGGCAATGTGTCCAGTTCAATGGGTGCGGCGGCAATGGGAATGCCATTCCAGGTAttgccaccgccaccaccgccgccgcagccgcaatcgcaatcgcagACAGCACAGTCGGGTAAGAATGGCAATCATGTTGCACCCCCACCGCCACCCCCACAACAAAGCACCTTAGCACCACCAACGGGTCGAGGCAGTGCACCCGGTTCGCCGGCAGCAGCGCGCAAGTCGCCGACACCACAACGTTTTGAGCCACCACCGCTGGGATTCCGGCCGGAGATTAAAATACCAACAAATCCGATGGCGGCATTGCGCAAGGTGCCGCCGCCCGTTGAGAAGAATACGTTCTGGAAGGATGAGTACTGCAAGGAGCGTTCCAAGAGTCCGTTGCCAGAGCCAGCACAAAATGGCAATGGACagtaccacaacaacaacaacaacaacagccaagaTGCCGTTGATG CAGCTTTTAAGTCAGCTAACGGTggctacaacaactacagcaatggcaacagcaacaacagcaacagctacagtCCATACTCACccacacaacagcaacaacaagcacagcagcaaccacaatcGCCCTCACCCAAAACACCGCctttgcaacagcagcaacaacaattgcagccgaCAACACCTGCAACACCACCGCAGCAACCACGTCAGGAGTTCCGTAGTGTGGCCATGCCACAGTCGCCAGCTGTAAATGTTTATACGCGACAAACCGACAGTCCACGCTCGCCCTTcgagctgcaacagcaacaacagcagctgcagcagctgcagcaacagcaacgtgcCACGGAAAGTCCTTTCCGCtttgcacagcagcaacaacagcaacaacaacagcagcaacagcgtcCTCCGACAGCCATTTCTCCATTGgttttgcagcaacaacaaccacagcaacagcagccacgtCCGCCCACAGCAATCTCTCCGTTGgcactgcagcaacagcaaccacagcaacagcaacaggcagcaacaactgtgCCTTGGCGTACGCAACGCGctccacagcaacagcaacaacaacaacagcagccaacgCATCCACAGCCCATTTTCAATaatgtgcaacagcaacaacagcagctgcaacaacagcaacgatcTCGCGAAATTTTCAGCCCAGCAAAAACagagccacaacaacaaagctaTGGCAATCAGCAATCGCAATATCAAGGAGTTAAGCCG ACCAACGTTGGCTCACTTTATATCGCTCCTTTGGCGCAGCCCACGGAGCCACAAGCCCAACGTCTATTACTTCAGCAGCAACACTCTGGAGCACGTGATTCGCCCATGCGTCaaatgccacagcagcaacagcaacaacatccagagcaacaacaaccgcagcaGGTGGGTGGACAGCCACTGCGTTGGCTCAGCTCACAACCGGCTACCAAGGAGCAGGCGCCCTGGGCACGTCCCGAGGAGAATGGCAATGTGGTGCCCTCGACCTTGCGGCAGGCAACGATATCACAGCCCACAACAGGCTACAACAACTATCAGCCACAATCTGTGGCACCGGGTAATGGTTATGCCACAAGCTCGTCTCCTGGTCCAACGCCACAGCAAAACTTTGGCTCAAATGCCCAGCAGAGTGGACTACGCCTGCAGATCAACACGaatgccagcagcaacaatggaAACCAAACTGGACCTAGG gAGCGTATCATACCCATAACACTGGAGCAGACGCCTACCTATGCCGCAGCACAGCCCAATTTCGGTG CGCCTGCTGGCCACATAATACGCTCAGCTAATCAATTTGTCGATCAAGGTTACAACAACTATTCAGCCGCTGCTcagatgcaacaacagcaacaatttgtgtccaacaacaacaacaacaacattaattcAACTCGCATTATACCCATTTCAATTGAAAGCGGACGTGGCGGACCCGTTTCCCAATCTCCAGTCGTCCTGCAAAA CGATCCACGCTCACCGCCCATACAATCGAAATCGTTTAGAATATTGCAAAAGATAACCGACACTGTGGACGATGGCAGCAGCGATGCCCGGCAAGAGTTGCCCCATCAACAAATCCATTTGGATGTGGAGACGCCGCAGTTGCAGCGTCCACAATTCGCTCGTCAAATGAGCGCTCAGCAGGCGCGGAATAGTCCGACCATTGAGCAAATGAGGCGATTGCAAATCGCACAGGATCAACAGTCGGGTACGCCTACAGCTTGGTCCCCGCAAG GTAATGGCGTATCTCAGCAGAACCGCTTTACACCACAACGTTCTTTATATG ATACaccccaacagcaacaaccgtACGTACCAGCTAGTGAACAACAGGCACCGGAACCGAAGAAATACACCGGTAGCGCTATACCAAGTCGATCATTCAAGATCTTACAGGCAATGACAACACCAGAAAATGCCG GACCTGGACAATCGGATCTATAA
- the LOC117782105 gene encoding mediator of RNA polymerase II transcription subunit 15 isoform X2 → MATSTLTATATPSAASVKNPQLKRVVYSKYRELLGSYNDKANAIIETLPAYMVREDRGFQLELPLHGNDKSCADTYGQRGGGAVGGGGYEAPACVQNAMMTKDKKPFTYTPGGIDLSQIRSERMAKRLARNAQAEGAGTGAAQQNRPATSPQSPGSGTGSGGNVSSSMGAAAMGMPFQVLPPPPPPPQPQSQSQTAQSGKNGNHVAPPPPPPQQSTLAPPTGRGSAPGSPAAARKSPTPQRFEPPPLGFRPEIKIPTNPMAALRKVPPPVEKNTFWKDEYCKERSKSPLPEPAQNGNGQYHNNNNNNSQDAVDAFKSANGGYNNYSNGNSNNSNSYSPYSPTQQQQQAQQQPQSPSPKTPPLQQQQQQLQPTTPATPPQQPRQEFRSVAMPQSPAVNVYTRQTDSPRSPFELQQQQQQLQQLQQQQRATESPFRFAQQQQQQQQQQQQRPPTAISPLVLQQQQPQQQQPRPPTAISPLALQQQQPQQQQQAATTVPWRTQRAPQQQQQQQQQPTHPQPIFNNVQQQQQQLQQQQRSREIFSPAKTEPQQQSYGNQQSQYQGVKPTNVGSLYIAPLAQPTEPQAQRLLLQQQHSGARDSPMRQMPQQQQQQHPEQQQPQQVGGQPLRWLSSQPATKEQAPWARPEENGNVVPSTLRQATISQPTTGYNNYQPQSVAPGNGYATSSSPGPTPQQNFGSNAQQSGLRLQINTNASSNNGNQTGPRERIIPITLEQTPTYAAAQPNFGAPAGHIIRSANQFVDQGYNNYSAAAQMQQQQQFVSNNNNNNINSTRIIPISIESGRGGPVSQSPVVLQNDPRSPPIQSKSFRILQKITDTVDDGSSDARQELPHQQIHLDVETPQLQRPQFARQMSAQQARNSPTIEQMRRLQIAQDQQSGTPTAWSPQGNGVSQQNRFTPQRSLYDTPQQQQPYVPASEQQAPEPKKYTGSAIPSRSFKILQAMTTPENAGPGQSDL, encoded by the exons ATGGCAACCTCGACGCTGACTGCAACAGCGACTCCGTCTGCAGCATCGGTGAAGAATCCGCAGCTGAAGCGCGTCGTCTACTCAAAATATCGGGAACTGTTGGGATCGTACAACGATAAGGCCAATGCGATCATTGAGACTCTGCCCGCTTATATGGTGCGAGAGGATCGTGGATTTCAGCTGGAGCTGCCGTTGCATGGCAATGATAAAAGCTGTGCAGATAC GTATGGACAACGCGGTGGAGGCGCCGTTGGAGGCGGTGGTTATGAGGCGCCCGCCTGTGTGCAGAATGCGATGATGACAAAAGACAAGAAACCATTCACTTATACGCCCGGCGGCATCGATCTCTCCCAGATACGCTCGGAGCGCATGGCCAAGAGATTGGCAAGAAATGCACAAGCTGAGGGCGCTGGCACTGGAGCTGCCCAACAGAACAGACCAGCAACATCACCACAGTCACCGGGATCGGGAACGGGATCGGGGGGCAATGTGTCCAGTTCAATGGGTGCGGCGGCAATGGGAATGCCATTCCAGGTAttgccaccgccaccaccgccgccgcagccgcaatcgcaatcgcagACAGCACAGTCGGGTAAGAATGGCAATCATGTTGCACCCCCACCGCCACCCCCACAACAAAGCACCTTAGCACCACCAACGGGTCGAGGCAGTGCACCCGGTTCGCCGGCAGCAGCGCGCAAGTCGCCGACACCACAACGTTTTGAGCCACCACCGCTGGGATTCCGGCCGGAGATTAAAATACCAACAAATCCGATGGCGGCATTGCGCAAGGTGCCGCCGCCCGTTGAGAAGAATACGTTCTGGAAGGATGAGTACTGCAAGGAGCGTTCCAAGAGTCCGTTGCCAGAGCCAGCACAAAATGGCAATGGACagtaccacaacaacaacaacaacaacagccaagaTGCCGTTGATG CTTTTAAGTCAGCTAACGGTggctacaacaactacagcaatggcaacagcaacaacagcaacagctacagtCCATACTCACccacacaacagcaacaacaagcacagcagcaaccacaatcGCCCTCACCCAAAACACCGCctttgcaacagcagcaacaacaattgcagccgaCAACACCTGCAACACCACCGCAGCAACCACGTCAGGAGTTCCGTAGTGTGGCCATGCCACAGTCGCCAGCTGTAAATGTTTATACGCGACAAACCGACAGTCCACGCTCGCCCTTcgagctgcaacagcaacaacagcagctgcagcagctgcagcaacagcaacgtgcCACGGAAAGTCCTTTCCGCtttgcacagcagcaacaacagcaacaacaacagcagcaacagcgtcCTCCGACAGCCATTTCTCCATTGgttttgcagcaacaacaaccacagcaacagcagccacgtCCGCCCACAGCAATCTCTCCGTTGgcactgcagcaacagcaaccacagcaacagcaacaggcagcaacaactgtgCCTTGGCGTACGCAACGCGctccacagcaacagcaacaacaacaacagcagccaacgCATCCACAGCCCATTTTCAATaatgtgcaacagcaacaacagcagctgcaacaacagcaacgatcTCGCGAAATTTTCAGCCCAGCAAAAACagagccacaacaacaaagctaTGGCAATCAGCAATCGCAATATCAAGGAGTTAAGCCG ACCAACGTTGGCTCACTTTATATCGCTCCTTTGGCGCAGCCCACGGAGCCACAAGCCCAACGTCTATTACTTCAGCAGCAACACTCTGGAGCACGTGATTCGCCCATGCGTCaaatgccacagcagcaacagcaacaacatccagagcaacaacaaccgcagcaGGTGGGTGGACAGCCACTGCGTTGGCTCAGCTCACAACCGGCTACCAAGGAGCAGGCGCCCTGGGCACGTCCCGAGGAGAATGGCAATGTGGTGCCCTCGACCTTGCGGCAGGCAACGATATCACAGCCCACAACAGGCTACAACAACTATCAGCCACAATCTGTGGCACCGGGTAATGGTTATGCCACAAGCTCGTCTCCTGGTCCAACGCCACAGCAAAACTTTGGCTCAAATGCCCAGCAGAGTGGACTACGCCTGCAGATCAACACGaatgccagcagcaacaatggaAACCAAACTGGACCTAGG gAGCGTATCATACCCATAACACTGGAGCAGACGCCTACCTATGCCGCAGCACAGCCCAATTTCGGTG CGCCTGCTGGCCACATAATACGCTCAGCTAATCAATTTGTCGATCAAGGTTACAACAACTATTCAGCCGCTGCTcagatgcaacaacagcaacaatttgtgtccaacaacaacaacaacaacattaattcAACTCGCATTATACCCATTTCAATTGAAAGCGGACGTGGCGGACCCGTTTCCCAATCTCCAGTCGTCCTGCAAAA CGATCCACGCTCACCGCCCATACAATCGAAATCGTTTAGAATATTGCAAAAGATAACCGACACTGTGGACGATGGCAGCAGCGATGCCCGGCAAGAGTTGCCCCATCAACAAATCCATTTGGATGTGGAGACGCCGCAGTTGCAGCGTCCACAATTCGCTCGTCAAATGAGCGCTCAGCAGGCGCGGAATAGTCCGACCATTGAGCAAATGAGGCGATTGCAAATCGCACAGGATCAACAGTCGGGTACGCCTACAGCTTGGTCCCCGCAAG GTAATGGCGTATCTCAGCAGAACCGCTTTACACCACAACGTTCTTTATATG ATACaccccaacagcaacaaccgtACGTACCAGCTAGTGAACAACAGGCACCGGAACCGAAGAAATACACCGGTAGCGCTATACCAAGTCGATCATTCAAGATCTTACAGGCAATGACAACACCAGAAAATGCCG GACCTGGACAATCGGATCTATAA